A stretch of DNA from Pseudoalteromonas ruthenica:
GAGCAAGGTTTACAACGCAATGGGGCTCAGGTCAGCGCCATGGGAGCCACCCATATCCGTATTGCTATTCATGATTTACACGCTCATGTTGAACAAAACACCGTCGATCATAACAGTACTGCGAAGATTGCCCTACAAGTGTTCGTGCAGCGTAATGGTAGTCAATTCAATAAAATGTATAATGGCCAAAGCCAGTTCAGCGGTCCATTTGGTTATGATCAAGCCAAAGTAGAAGCGCAGCTTAATAAGCAGATTGAGCAACTGGTAATTCGTATAATGAACGACCCTGAACTGAATAATTACATGCAAAAGGGAGCATCATGAACACTCGTTTTCTTGGCACACTTACCGCCGTATTCCTTACTTTTTTT
This window harbors:
- a CDS encoding YajG family lipoprotein gives rise to the protein MSNTVIRLFLLSAALVTVSGCANRAAEAILDPQYQGGQYHQFNQTVSLQVNDQRANKATVIVSDGEHSQQQLTQGLDSKLTRVFEQGLQRNGAQVSAMGATHIRIAIHDLHAHVEQNTVDHNSTAKIALQVFVQRNGSQFNKMYNGQSQFSGPFGYDQAKVEAQLNKQIEQLVIRIMNDPELNNYMQKGAS